CCCGCATCTCGGGCGAGACGGCGCCGCTTCTGTTCACCTCGCTGAACAACCAGTTCTGGAGCACCAATCTCAACGCGCCCATGGCCAGCCTGCCGGTCGTGATCTTCCAGTTCGCTCTCTCGCCCTACAAGGAATGGCAGGCTTTGGCCTGGGTCGGCGCGCTCACCATCACCGTCGCCGTTCTGGCGCTTTCGATTACCGCTCGCGTTCTCGGCGCACAAAGGACCAGCTCATGACCGAAGTTGTCGCCCAGGAAGCTCCCGCTCCGCGTGAGAATCTCGCGGAAAAGATGGTGGTCAGGAATCTCGACTTCTATTACGGTGATCAGAAGGCGCTGAAGTCGGTGAACCTCAGGTTCTACACCAACCAGGTGACGGCCCTGATTGGACCGTCGGGCTGCGGCAAGTCCACCCTGCTGCGCGTGCTCAACCGCATGTACGACCTCTATCCGCGCCAGCGCGCGGAGGGCGAGGTTCTGCTCGACGGTGAGAACATTCTCGACCCCAAGCTCGACGTCAACGCCCTGCGCGCCCGGGTCGGCATGGTGTTCCAGAAGCCCACCCCCTTCCCGATGTCGATCTATGACAACATCGCTTTCGGCATCCGGCTCTACGAGAAGATGGGCAAGGCCGACATGGACGAGCGGGTCGAGAAGGCCCTGCGCGGCGCGGCGATTTGGGACGAGGTCAAGGACCAGCTCAACGCCAGCGGCCTCAGCCTGTCCGGCGGCCAGCAGCAGCGCCTGTGCATCGCCCGCACCGTCGCGATCCAGCCGGAAGTCATTTTGTTCGACGAGCCGGCTTCGGCGCTCGATCCGATCTCGACCGCCAAGGTCGAGGAACTGATCGACGAGTTGCGCCGCGACTACACCATCGCCATCGTCACCCACAATATGCAGCAGGCAGTGCGCGTGTCGCAGTACACGGCCTTCATGTATCTCGGCGAAATGGTCGAATTCGACCACACCGACAATATCTTCACGACGCCGAAAGAGCGCCGCACCCAGGATTACATCACCGGCCGGTTCGGCTGATTTCAAGCTCTGGCCAGACAGGAATCAGAACATGGTCGATCATACCGTCCGCTCTTTCGATACCGATCTCGAAACGCTCGACCGCCACATTTCCGAAATGGGCGGCATAGCCGAAAAAATGCTCTCCGACGCGATGGACGCGCTGGCGACCATGAATGTCGATCTCGCGAAAAGGGTCGTCGAGACGGATATGCGTCTCGACAATCTCCAGAGGATGATCGAGGACCTCGCCGTGCGCACGCTTGCCCGCCGCCAGCCGGTGGCGATCGATCTGCGCGA
This genomic interval from Candidatus Rhodoblastus alkanivorans contains the following:
- the pstB gene encoding phosphate ABC transporter ATP-binding protein PstB; translated protein: MTEVVAQEAPAPRENLAEKMVVRNLDFYYGDQKALKSVNLRFYTNQVTALIGPSGCGKSTLLRVLNRMYDLYPRQRAEGEVLLDGENILDPKLDVNALRARVGMVFQKPTPFPMSIYDNIAFGIRLYEKMGKADMDERVEKALRGAAIWDEVKDQLNASGLSLSGGQQQRLCIARTVAIQPEVILFDEPASALDPISTAKVEELIDELRRDYTIAIVTHNMQQAVRVSQYTAFMYLGEMVEFDHTDNIFTTPKERRTQDYITGRFG